A genomic stretch from Sulfurihydrogenibium azorense Az-Fu1 includes:
- a CDS encoding sensor histidine kinase, with product MKFELKIFLSIMFIFILSLSIINFVNLYIINQLISDYLDIQSRVYPDFFEKMKVESILEKKEKYATVIFLWEAFLVLGTSFVIYLVMDRYIKKEQRYKSFLQLIILSVSHKFGNSLSSILTNVEILKNKVNSKQLDRIEKVVLDLSKDVKILSDTFKKLEFEDRTYKNVDIKEVILESLKNFEIEEKKVILNIKPIEKYANKTDIDLIIYNILENAFKYSDRYIHIKTVKRYLVIRNDTKENVEGGTGVGLLIVESLCNLNQIRFCKKVRKKTFTIFLDFS from the coding sequence ATGAAGTTTGAGTTAAAGATTTTTTTATCTATAATGTTTATTTTCATACTAAGTCTTTCAATTATAAACTTTGTTAATTTGTACATTATAAACCAGCTTATATCAGATTACTTAGATATTCAATCCAGAGTATACCCAGATTTTTTTGAAAAAATGAAAGTTGAAAGTATTCTTGAAAAAAAAGAGAAGTATGCCACTGTTATATTTTTATGGGAAGCTTTTTTAGTACTTGGAACTTCTTTTGTTATTTACCTTGTAATGGATAGATACATAAAAAAGGAACAAAGATACAAATCTTTTTTACAGCTTATAATTCTATCTGTGTCCCACAAATTTGGAAACAGTTTATCAAGTATTTTAACAAATGTAGAAATTTTGAAAAACAAAGTAAACTCAAAGCAACTTGACAGGATTGAAAAAGTTGTTTTAGACCTTTCTAAAGATGTAAAGATTTTATCAGATACTTTTAAAAAGTTAGAGTTTGAAGATAGAACTTATAAAAACGTTGATATAAAAGAAGTGATATTAGAATCTTTGAAAAATTTTGAGATAGAAGAAAAAAAAGTAATTTTAAATATAAAACCTATCGAAAAGTATGCAAATAAAACAGATATAGATTTAATAATCTACAACATCTTAGAAAACGCTTTTAAATACTCAGACAGATATATTCATATAAAAACTGTGAAAAGGTATTTAGTTATTAGAAACGACACAAAGGAAAACGTGGAGGGAGGAACAGGAGTAGGATTGTTAATAGTAGAGAGTTTGTGTAATCTTAATCAGATTCGGTTTTGTAAAAAAGTTAGGAAAAAAACTTTTACTATTTTTCTTGATTTTTCCTGA
- a CDS encoding NADH-quinone oxidoreductase subunit N, with the protein MTIVQQLVAGLGIPNFQVLIPEIIVLTTAILVFILELFTKSRSLLTLVSVIGLSLGALSILTISEGAITLYGLYIVDSFSLAFKFFLIVFTILAIMNLQPYVEAKKTYYGEYYYLIIFSLLGMMIMVSSPNLVSFYIGLELMSVSTYILVGLWRRDYKSKEGAFKYLIMGGAGTAIISYAIALIYGKTGSFDFARVFNQIQDNPDLATTAGIGLLIVGLALKASAVPFHFWTPDAYESAPTPITAFMASVSKIATYAVILRVMVEAFPLVNSVWSYGWAVLAAVSMVVGNFVALKQRNVKRMLAYSSIAHTGYILAALASPNGMGFTALIFYSLVYLFMALGGFIFLSAFEKNGNWTNDLEDFKGLAKKHPIMALYMLIYMFSMLGIPPTVGFMGKFGVFMALISSNVWWLAVVLVITSIVSAGYYLRVVSYMYMYEPVNEGKFNLNPIEKFTVGFLAVMILVIGIYPTVFWEISNVLTSILIMNIGMR; encoded by the coding sequence ATGACAATAGTTCAACAGCTTGTAGCTGGATTAGGTATTCCAAACTTCCAAGTCTTAATTCCAGAAATTATAGTTTTAACAACTGCTATATTAGTATTTATCTTGGAACTATTCACTAAAAGCAGGTCTTTATTAACTTTAGTTTCGGTTATAGGACTCTCCCTTGGAGCTCTGTCTATTTTAACCATAAGTGAAGGAGCTATAACTTTATACGGTTTATACATAGTAGATAGCTTTTCACTGGCATTCAAGTTTTTCTTGATAGTATTTACTATACTGGCTATTATGAACCTTCAACCTTACGTTGAAGCTAAAAAAACATACTACGGTGAGTATTACTATTTAATTATCTTTTCTTTACTTGGAATGATGATTATGGTATCTTCTCCAAACCTTGTTAGCTTTTACATAGGTCTGGAGCTTATGTCTGTATCAACTTACATCTTAGTTGGATTATGGAGAAGAGACTACAAATCCAAAGAAGGTGCATTTAAGTACCTTATTATGGGTGGTGCTGGAACAGCTATAATAAGCTACGCAATAGCTCTAATATATGGAAAAACTGGAAGTTTTGATTTTGCAAGAGTATTTAACCAAATTCAAGACAACCCAGATTTAGCTACAACTGCTGGAATTGGACTTCTTATAGTAGGACTTGCTTTAAAGGCCTCTGCTGTACCTTTCCACTTCTGGACACCTGATGCTTACGAGTCAGCTCCTACTCCAATAACAGCATTTATGGCAAGTGTTTCTAAAATAGCAACTTATGCAGTTATTTTAAGAGTCATGGTTGAGGCATTTCCTCTTGTTAACTCTGTTTGGTCTTACGGATGGGCAGTACTGGCTGCAGTTTCTATGGTTGTAGGAAACTTTGTTGCATTAAAACAAAGAAATGTTAAAAGAATGCTCGCTTACTCTTCTATCGCCCATACAGGATACATTTTAGCAGCTTTAGCATCACCTAACGGAATGGGATTTACAGCTTTAATCTTTTACTCCCTTGTTTATCTTTTTATGGCACTGGGTGGTTTTATATTCTTATCAGCTTTTGAGAAAAATGGAAATTGGACAAACGATTTAGAAGATTTTAAAGGGTTAGCTAAAAAACATCCAATAATGGCTCTTTACATGCTTATATACATGTTCTCAATGCTTGGAATACCACCAACAGTTGGATTTATGGGTAAGTTTGGTGTGTTTATGGCTCTTATTTCAAGTAATGTTTGGTGGCTTGCAGTTGTCCTTGTAATTACAAGTATAGTATCTGCCGGATACTACTTAAGGGTTGTTTCATACATGTACATGTATGAACCCGTTAATGAAGGTAAATTTAACTTAAACCCTATCGAAAAGTTTACCGTTGGATTTTTAGCTGTAATGATTCTTGTTATAGGTATATATCCAACTGTATTTTGGGAAATATCTAATGTATTAACTTCTATTCTTATTATGAATATAGGAATGAGATGA
- the rpoZ gene encoding DNA-directed RNA polymerase subunit omega — protein MNQRPLIEQALKKVKSRYELVHAASKLAIELYETGAETYVTEEGIPLKKTVIAIDKIASGEAKIIRKNQEK, from the coding sequence TTGAATCAAAGACCTTTAATTGAGCAAGCTTTAAAAAAAGTTAAAAGTAGGTATGAGCTGGTTCATGCTGCATCTAAATTGGCAATAGAGCTTTATGAAACTGGAGCTGAGACCTATGTAACAGAGGAAGGAATACCTCTAAAGAAGACAGTAATTGCTATCGATAAAATAGCTTCTGGAGAAGCTAAAATAATCAGGAAAAATCAAGAAAAATAG
- a CDS encoding response regulator transcription factor — protein sequence MRVLLVEDDLVLGESLKEYLEENQVEVVWISDDRKLDEALQMNEYDVIVLDLILKYEKGESILKGLRDKGVKTPVIIITAKNKIEDKETCFNFGADDYLTKPFNPKELLLRIKALSKRVHIPNKYKIKDVEIDLENQIVLKEGKEVKLSKTGWNLLALLLKRKGQVVSTEIILNYVWPDKAVGDEIVRQYIKELRKILPPDSIETHKGIGYRLKDEV from the coding sequence ATGAGAGTTTTGCTTGTTGAAGATGACTTAGTGCTGGGAGAAAGTTTAAAAGAGTACTTAGAAGAAAATCAAGTGGAAGTAGTCTGGATTAGTGATGATAGAAAATTAGACGAAGCTCTACAGATGAATGAGTACGATGTAATTGTTCTGGATTTAATATTAAAGTATGAAAAAGGAGAGAGTATACTAAAAGGGCTAAGAGATAAAGGAGTTAAAACACCAGTTATTATAATAACTGCAAAAAATAAAATAGAAGACAAAGAAACTTGCTTTAACTTTGGAGCTGACGATTACCTTACAAAACCATTTAATCCAAAAGAGTTGCTACTACGAATAAAAGCCTTAAGTAAAAGAGTACATATACCTAATAAGTATAAAATAAAAGATGTGGAGATAGATTTAGAAAATCAGATTGTTTTAAAAGAAGGGAAAGAGGTAAAACTTTCAAAAACTGGATGGAATCTTCTTGCTTTACTGTTAAAAAGGAAAGGTCAAGTTGTTTCTACTGAAATAATACTTAACTATGTCTGGCCTGATAAAGCCGTTGGAGATGAGATAGTAAGGCAGTATATTAAAGAACTGAGAAAAATCCTTCCTCCGGACTCAATAGAAACACATAAAGGTATAGGTTATAGATTGAAAGATGAAGTTTGA
- the hemJ gene encoding protoporphyrinogen oxidase HemJ, with protein sequence MYIWLKVIHIIFMVSWMAVLFYLPRLFVYHAENKDNKGFVQVVKVMEKKLFYFIGIPAFVLTVVSGLGMIALNLSLLTSGGWLHAKIVLVILLTAFFFHNEYVRRKFLKDQCSKSGKFFRMYNEIPTIILILIVILVIVKPF encoded by the coding sequence GTGTATATATGGTTAAAAGTTATTCATATTATCTTTATGGTCTCTTGGATGGCTGTTTTGTTTTATTTACCAAGGTTGTTTGTGTACCATGCCGAAAATAAAGATAACAAAGGGTTTGTTCAAGTTGTTAAGGTAATGGAGAAAAAACTGTTTTACTTTATAGGTATTCCTGCATTTGTTTTAACAGTTGTATCGGGTTTAGGAATGATAGCTTTAAATCTTTCTTTACTTACAAGTGGTGGCTGGCTTCACGCAAAAATAGTTTTGGTAATTCTTCTTACTGCTTTCTTTTTCCATAATGAGTATGTTAGAAGAAAGTTTTTAAAAGACCAGTGCAGTAAATCAGGTAAGTTTTTCAGAATGTACAACGAAATTCCAACTATTATACTTATTTTAATAGTTATCCTTGTAATAGTAAAACCTTTTTAG
- the gmk gene encoding guanylate kinase → MKGRLYIVSSPAGGGKTTIINLLLEELPFLRRVITYTTRHKRKNEIDGVDYVFIKKEEFERLIQENAFLEYALVHGNYYGTPKKDVFQLLEEGYDVVLVIDVQGMKQVKQIYPDVITIFILPPSLEELVNRMKLRGDSEQEIEKRLNTARKEIPFWKEYDYIVVNDNLFQAKDQIKCIITAEKCKVSRFDLDNIKDESLKSLMI, encoded by the coding sequence ATGAAAGGTAGGCTATACATAGTATCATCACCAGCAGGAGGAGGTAAAACAACAATAATAAACCTTCTGCTGGAAGAACTGCCTTTTTTAAGAAGGGTTATAACTTACACTACAAGACATAAAAGGAAAAATGAAATAGATGGAGTGGATTACGTATTTATAAAAAAAGAAGAGTTTGAAAGATTAATCCAAGAAAATGCCTTTTTAGAGTATGCTTTAGTCCATGGAAACTATTACGGCACGCCTAAAAAAGATGTTTTTCAGCTCCTTGAAGAAGGATACGATGTTGTTTTAGTTATAGATGTCCAAGGAATGAAACAGGTAAAACAGATTTATCCTGATGTTATAACCATTTTCATACTCCCACCATCTTTAGAAGAACTTGTAAATAGAATGAAATTAAGAGGAGATTCAGAGCAAGAGATAGAAAAACGTCTAAATACTGCAAGGAAAGAAATACCATTCTGGAAAGAGTATGATTATATAGTTGTAAACGATAACCTTTTTCAAGCAAAAGACCAAATAAAGTGTATCATCACCGCAGAAAAATGTAAAGTAAGTAGATTTGACTTAGACAACATAAAAGATGAAAGTTTAAAGTCTTTGATGATTTAA